The proteins below come from a single Prolixibacter sp. NT017 genomic window:
- a CDS encoding beta galactosidase jelly roll domain-containing protein, protein MTRKFIIVYLFIFAVAGVFKAEASDWRSLADLRGNWLFTVGDNPVWATPSADVHDWDKIYAPRAWENYYEGYNGYGWYRKNFNIQSLPASGYVMLFLGYIDDVDEVFINGKKIGQTGKFPPNFRTAYNVERQYAVPVSLLKRENNVIAVRVFDEGGDGGILRANRFGLYYDRDQAMMTLDLSGTWKFSIDNFGNMNSPATDDRNWADIYVPMKWDNQGYGDFDGIAWYHKRFSLPESLKGRELYLVLGKIDDFDKVYLNGEKIGEVEDLPGYSRFRQDRAWQLYRIYKIPSDLLRNKNLISVEVKDIGLDGGIYEGPVGITTEDEVKALRENLQRNNNNDDDSWHSIIRNLLHLFD, encoded by the coding sequence ATGACTCGTAAATTCATAATTGTCTATCTATTCATTTTTGCAGTGGCGGGAGTCTTTAAGGCTGAGGCGTCGGATTGGAGGTCATTGGCCGATTTGCGGGGCAATTGGTTATTCACGGTGGGCGATAATCCGGTTTGGGCAACTCCTTCGGCCGATGTGCATGATTGGGACAAGATTTACGCTCCTCGTGCCTGGGAAAATTACTACGAAGGGTATAACGGATATGGTTGGTACCGCAAGAATTTCAACATCCAAAGCTTACCGGCCTCCGGTTATGTGATGCTCTTTCTGGGCTACATTGATGACGTGGACGAGGTATTTATTAACGGAAAAAAGATAGGACAGACTGGTAAATTTCCACCGAATTTCCGAACAGCTTATAACGTGGAAAGACAATATGCTGTGCCGGTTTCGCTGCTTAAAAGAGAGAACAATGTTATTGCAGTTCGGGTATTCGATGAAGGAGGCGATGGCGGAATCCTCAGAGCCAACCGGTTTGGCCTGTATTACGATCGCGATCAGGCGATGATGACATTGGATTTAAGCGGAACCTGGAAATTCAGTATCGACAATTTTGGCAATATGAATAGTCCGGCGACAGACGATAGGAACTGGGCTGATATATATGTCCCGATGAAATGGGATAACCAGGGATATGGCGATTTTGACGGAATAGCCTGGTATCATAAGCGTTTCTCACTGCCCGAATCTTTGAAAGGACGGGAACTCTATCTCGTGCTGGGTAAGATCGACGATTTTGACAAGGTATATTTGAATGGAGAGAAAATAGGAGAGGTTGAAGATTTGCCAGGCTATTCCCGATTTCGCCAGGACAGGGCATGGCAGTTGTATCGCATCTACAAAATACCGTCGGATTTATTAAGGAATAAGAACTTGATTTCCGTTGAGGTGAAGGATATTGGCTTGGATGGTGGAATTTACGAAGGTCCGGTGGGAATTACGACAGAAGATGAAGTGAAAGCCCTGAGGGAAAATCTGCAGCGGAATAACAACAATGATGATGACAGTTGGCATTCAATTATACGCAACCTGCTCCATTTGTTCGACTAG
- a CDS encoding response regulator transcription factor, with protein MPKILIVEDEEAMLIGLRDNLEFEGYEVDTANRGDDGFKKLQSGSYDLVLLDVMLPGMSGFDVCKKTRAEGDDTPIILLTARGEELDKVLGLELGADDYVTKPFSLRELLARIKVILRRTANVKQDDSPQRVTIGQLQVSFDDFEALHNDEPVKMSYKEFEILHYLYRHAGRIVSRDDILDQVWGMDYQPTARTVDNFIVRLRNKIDTEDSQHIVTVHGIGYKLVL; from the coding sequence ATGCCTAAAATCTTAATCGTTGAAGATGAAGAAGCCATGCTGATTGGCTTGCGTGATAACCTGGAATTTGAAGGTTACGAAGTGGACACAGCCAACAGGGGTGATGACGGCTTCAAAAAGCTCCAATCCGGTTCATACGATTTGGTTTTGCTGGACGTGATGCTTCCCGGTATGTCAGGATTTGATGTATGTAAGAAAACCCGGGCAGAAGGCGACGATACGCCCATCATCTTGCTAACGGCCCGCGGGGAAGAGCTGGATAAAGTGCTTGGCCTGGAGCTGGGAGCGGACGATTATGTCACCAAACCTTTCAGCCTGCGGGAGCTTCTGGCCCGTATCAAGGTCATTCTTCGCCGGACGGCAAACGTTAAACAGGATGATTCGCCGCAAAGGGTGACCATCGGCCAACTCCAGGTTTCATTCGACGATTTTGAAGCGTTGCATAATGATGAACCCGTGAAAATGTCGTACAAGGAGTTTGAAATATTGCATTATCTCTACCGGCATGCTGGCCGGATTGTTTCGCGGGATGATATTCTCGATCAGGTTTGGGGCATGGATTACCAACCAACTGCTCGTACCGTCGATAACTTCATTGTCCGGTTACGGAATAAAATTGATACGGAAGATAGCCAGCACATCGTCACAGTTCATGGTATCGGCTACAAACTGGTGCTTTAA
- a CDS encoding cell wall metabolism sensor histidine kinase WalK: MVQRVFSKQLESILYSVNQYSENVVNQWRQSLDQPVAPGGDVEKGLVDNLFQNNRSVLAIRFLDLASHQVEAEYFNSGKAIRIEEWPSPAEIQKLQDFLKSNYQRVDSKMMTDSTLMLYFLQKNREGEHACQLVINPQTFVLQTMSPQIQQIAQDLFFISVSDSTSGSVVYSTEANDELAGKIEKAAMWYIPRYQLGIRLKAKTLEELASERTQRDNYMLIGLTIVVLLGLYFVIWNIRKEMKLAELKSEFVSNVSHEIRTPLALISMYAETLLLKRVKTEAKQEEYLHTIHQESGRLTDIVNRILNFSRLEKNRLKYQFSMVDLGELVPEILASMKSHLEAGQVDCRFLSEVNEAWVYADGDVVKTMLVNLVDNAIKYSAEDDKKIEIRLVKKIKSVWVEVEDNGIGISAKNQKHVFDQFFRVTEGDLAHKAKGSGLGLNLVKRMMKAHGGSVALRSKLGEGSIFILKFPVKKQNHA; encoded by the coding sequence ATGGTCCAACGTGTATTTAGTAAGCAGTTGGAATCTATTTTATATTCGGTTAATCAATATTCAGAAAACGTTGTTAATCAGTGGCGTCAAAGTCTCGACCAACCCGTAGCACCCGGCGGAGATGTGGAAAAAGGATTGGTCGACAATCTTTTCCAAAACAACCGTTCTGTTTTAGCGATTCGTTTTTTGGATTTAGCATCACACCAGGTTGAGGCTGAGTATTTCAATAGTGGTAAGGCTATCCGTATTGAGGAGTGGCCATCCCCGGCAGAAATTCAAAAACTACAAGACTTTCTGAAATCGAATTATCAGCGTGTTGACTCGAAGATGATGACCGACAGTACGCTAATGCTTTATTTTCTGCAGAAAAATCGGGAAGGAGAGCATGCTTGTCAATTGGTGATCAACCCCCAGACATTTGTCTTGCAAACCATGAGTCCTCAGATACAGCAGATAGCGCAGGACCTTTTCTTCATCAGTGTTTCCGATTCTACATCCGGTAGCGTGGTTTACAGTACTGAAGCGAATGATGAATTGGCCGGAAAAATTGAGAAAGCAGCTATGTGGTACATTCCTAGATATCAACTGGGAATCCGGTTAAAAGCGAAAACACTGGAGGAATTAGCATCCGAACGTACACAACGTGACAACTACATGCTGATTGGCCTAACGATTGTAGTGCTGCTGGGACTCTATTTTGTCATCTGGAACATCCGCAAAGAGATGAAACTGGCCGAGCTGAAATCAGAATTCGTTTCCAATGTATCACACGAGATACGAACGCCATTGGCTCTTATCAGCATGTACGCTGAAACTTTACTGCTAAAGCGGGTGAAGACCGAAGCGAAACAGGAGGAATATCTGCACACCATTCACCAGGAGAGCGGCCGGTTAACGGATATTGTCAACCGGATTCTTAATTTCTCACGACTGGAGAAAAACCGGTTGAAATATCAGTTCTCTATGGTCGACCTGGGAGAATTGGTTCCCGAAATATTGGCATCGATGAAATCACATTTAGAGGCTGGACAGGTCGATTGCCGTTTTTTGTCGGAAGTAAATGAAGCCTGGGTTTATGCTGATGGAGACGTGGTAAAAACGATGTTGGTCAATTTGGTCGACAATGCTATCAAATATAGCGCTGAAGATGATAAGAAAATTGAAATCCGCCTCGTGAAGAAGATTAAATCCGTTTGGGTTGAAGTGGAGGATAATGGCATTGGTATTTCCGCCAAGAATCAAAAGCATGTCTTCGACCAGTTTTTCAGGGTAACTGAAGGCGACTTGGCCCACAAAGCCAAAGGTTCGGGTTTAGGGCTGAACCTGGTGAAACGAATGATGAAGGCACACGGCGGCAGCGTAGCGCTGCGAAGTAAGCTGGGCGAGGGAAGTATATTCATTTTAAAATTTCCGGTAAAAAAACAGAACCATGCCTAA
- a CDS encoding DNA/RNA non-specific endonuclease produces MKRILVSILLMLPFTVWAQTFLPLSTGETVKHTYYTLSYNESKEQANWVYYHLTSADVKGKEARTDDFRPDPEVKTGSASLADYSRSGYDRGHLCPAAAMRLNHKSMSETFYLSNMSPQKPSFNRGIWKKLEAQVRNWALMDGDIYVVSGPIFKNNLGFIGPDRITVPGFYYKVVYDPHGKQRMIAFILPNGTGTKTLPEYVVSVDMVEAMTGINFFSELPDSIENKLEAAVNPGAWSFSFTGISTYSASAHHPSKNGTTKATTSRQCQAITKSGKRCSRKAEPGSKYCWQHQKK; encoded by the coding sequence ATGAAACGAATCCTGGTAAGTATTTTATTGATGCTGCCTTTTACAGTATGGGCACAGACTTTTCTCCCTTTAAGCACGGGCGAAACGGTAAAACACACCTACTATACCTTGTCGTATAATGAATCGAAAGAACAGGCCAACTGGGTCTATTATCATCTCACGTCAGCTGATGTGAAGGGTAAAGAAGCGCGTACAGATGACTTCCGGCCCGATCCGGAAGTGAAAACGGGCTCTGCTTCGCTGGCTGATTACAGCCGTTCCGGCTATGACCGGGGACATCTTTGTCCGGCAGCGGCCATGCGGCTCAATCACAAATCGATGTCGGAAACCTTTTACTTGTCGAACATGTCTCCGCAGAAGCCAAGTTTCAACCGGGGAATTTGGAAAAAACTGGAAGCGCAGGTGCGAAATTGGGCGCTGATGGATGGTGACATTTATGTGGTTTCCGGCCCGATTTTCAAGAATAACCTCGGCTTTATCGGTCCCGATAGGATAACCGTTCCCGGTTTTTACTACAAAGTAGTGTACGACCCTCATGGTAAACAGAGAATGATTGCGTTTATTCTTCCGAATGGAACAGGCACGAAAACGCTACCGGAATATGTGGTTTCGGTGGACATGGTGGAAGCGATGACCGGCATTAATTTCTTTTCGGAATTGCCCGACAGCATCGAAAATAAATTGGAAGCAGCTGTCAACCCGGGCGCCTGGTCGTTCAGCTTCACGGGAATATCGACCTATTCGGCCAGCGCACACCATCCTTCGAAAAACGGTACAACCAAGGCGACAACTTCAAGGCAGTGTCAGGCCATTACCAAATCGGGTAAACGATGTTCCCGAAAAGCTGAACCCGGTTCGAAATATTGCTGGCAACATCAGAAAAAGTAG
- a CDS encoding GDSL-type esterase/lipase family protein — translation MKKTSPVYSIVILLVVLMLPASLFAQKPGWLTIGDSNGHGPDAWPAQLQRLLPSAEIVSYSVPGNTVGFDNLGQKRLNTLRNIHQYLQETGQTLKGKAPQYILIWLGTNDAKKVFAQRQDEVKTNMVSLIDSIRTYYRKRNQKADITLITPPPMSPDSCILEKYHGGDKRLANIVKVYAGIAKEKQCHFINIYQPFHPVFQAMNKDGVHLIPEGEYIVARYILFHMNIPESMKPGTHR, via the coding sequence ATGAAAAAGACAAGCCCTGTATATAGCATTGTTATTCTGCTGGTTGTTTTGATGCTGCCTGCTTCGTTGTTTGCACAGAAGCCCGGCTGGTTAACCATTGGCGATTCGAATGGTCACGGTCCGGATGCCTGGCCGGCTCAGCTTCAACGGCTGTTACCATCGGCGGAAATTGTTAGTTACTCCGTTCCCGGGAATACGGTCGGTTTCGATAATCTTGGGCAGAAGCGGTTGAATACCTTACGCAATATTCACCAATATCTTCAGGAAACCGGGCAAACATTGAAAGGAAAGGCTCCGCAGTATATTCTTATCTGGCTGGGAACCAATGATGCCAAAAAGGTGTTTGCCCAAAGACAGGATGAAGTGAAAACGAATATGGTGTCGTTAATTGACAGCATCCGGACGTATTACCGCAAGCGGAATCAGAAAGCTGACATAACGTTAATCACGCCTCCGCCGATGAGTCCTGATTCCTGTATTCTTGAAAAATATCATGGCGGAGACAAGCGATTGGCGAATATTGTAAAAGTTTATGCAGGCATTGCTAAGGAGAAGCAGTGCCATTTCATCAATATTTATCAACCTTTTCACCCGGTTTTCCAGGCCATGAATAAAGACGGCGTTCACCTCATTCCGGAAGGCGAATACATCGTGGCGCGGTATATTCTGTTTCATATGAACATCCCGGAGTCGATGAAACCGGGGACTCATAGATAA
- a CDS encoding S9 family peptidase — protein MMNIRRIIFYGLLLTLILTYGIAFGQTKKEPKWDNTLNKSWPSGFQVVQIRSSADRTMQPAVFHSATGTEKMPLIVSLHTWSGDYTQNDPLATHVLNRNWNYIHPNFRGPNNHPNACGSPLVISDLEDAIDYAVQHGQVDTSEIHIIGVSGGGYATLLAFMEIHRKVKSFSAWVPISNLVSWYRESVPRKNKYAGDILASTSKGKSLDVAEAKKRSPIFMKYPAKERDGSQLFIYTGANDGYLGSVPITQSILFYNKLVKERSRHPEKYLVPCKDIVTLLAERSFPKPAVPPMIGERKVYYHKSYKNIHLTVFEGRHEMLDKVALDYVPVGK, from the coding sequence ATGATGAACATACGCCGAATTATTTTTTACGGATTGCTGCTAACTCTTATACTGACTTATGGAATAGCTTTCGGGCAAACGAAGAAAGAACCCAAATGGGATAATACGCTGAATAAATCGTGGCCATCCGGATTTCAGGTTGTGCAGATTCGGTCTTCGGCCGACCGAACGATGCAACCCGCCGTTTTTCATTCGGCTACGGGGACTGAAAAAATGCCATTGATTGTGTCGCTGCACACCTGGAGTGGCGATTACACACAAAACGATCCCCTGGCTACGCATGTTCTCAACCGGAACTGGAATTACATTCATCCCAACTTTCGCGGTCCGAACAATCATCCGAATGCTTGCGGTAGTCCGTTGGTGATTTCTGATTTGGAAGACGCGATTGATTATGCCGTTCAACATGGTCAGGTCGATACCAGCGAAATCCACATCATCGGTGTTTCCGGCGGCGGATACGCGACGCTACTGGCCTTCATGGAAATTCACCGGAAGGTGAAAAGCTTTTCGGCCTGGGTGCCCATTTCGAATCTTGTGAGTTGGTATCGGGAATCGGTGCCCCGGAAGAACAAATATGCCGGTGATATCCTGGCATCAACGTCAAAAGGGAAGAGCCTCGATGTGGCGGAAGCCAAAAAACGTTCCCCGATTTTTATGAAATATCCTGCAAAAGAAAGGGATGGTTCTCAGTTGTTCATTTATACCGGAGCCAATGACGGTTACCTCGGCTCAGTTCCGATTACCCAATCTATCTTGTTTTACAACAAGTTGGTGAAAGAGCGTTCCCGGCATCCCGAAAAGTATCTCGTTCCGTGCAAGGATATCGTTACGTTGCTGGCCGAGCGAAGTTTCCCGAAACCGGCTGTTCCACCAATGATTGGCGAGCGCAAAGTATATTACCATAAGTCATACAAAAACATCCATCTAACTGTATTCGAGGGGCGACATGAAATGTTGGACAAGGTCGCGTTGGATTATGTCCCGGTAGGAAAATAA
- a CDS encoding TIM-barrel domain-containing protein: protein MKKILTLLIAGLAIFQSCSPKQHPDNAEAVMPEMKIDSNLVIPPAWAFGVLYGGYTNQKQTIQRIEDIKAHNYPIDAYWIDSWFWSFDNHGKGPKKYIDFAADTTAFPDRKAMWDFMQKNDIKGGFWMWDCIQKTGNEAAFNDFEKRGYFSRVFTNTDTWHNAGTTTAMFNTTKSKVATPTGNIDFDNPKAVAYFQKRMKHFFDEGADFIKLDRTSKISVCKAMFEMTQKFGEETEGRGFILSHTGGTDSPTYERYPTKWTDDTRSDWTVEKPTKEFNSWVPRVAFKENIAMYTDTSKATSKIPFLTNDTGGFDMGKTDQLDKELYIRWMEFSMFCPITEVFSQPENPTSNLAYLYSEQADTLFRNYAHQRMQLFPYIYTYALRSRLLSQHMIGKIPGHLYEYLFGNDMLVAPVYVQGAVSRKVFFPEGTWIDKVTGEKYKGNQVFEVEAPLEKIPVFVKEGAIIPTRNYAPTIESGNNDTLTVDIYPSTEESGFTMYEDDGKSNGYLNGEVASTIFSAGRSDDRINFTISPVAGNYKGMKPSRYWRLVFHDVSQPRAILVNGKEATGWMYDYENRTITVRLKTAKKNGNQVKIKL from the coding sequence ATGAAAAAAATCTTGACTCTTCTGATTGCCGGATTGGCCATTTTTCAATCGTGCTCGCCAAAGCAGCATCCCGATAATGCAGAGGCTGTAATGCCGGAAATGAAAATTGATTCCAACCTGGTCATTCCTCCCGCCTGGGCGTTTGGCGTATTGTACGGAGGCTATACCAATCAAAAGCAAACCATCCAGCGCATCGAAGACATAAAAGCGCACAACTATCCCATTGACGCGTATTGGATTGACTCGTGGTTCTGGAGCTTCGATAATCATGGCAAAGGTCCCAAAAAATATATAGACTTCGCGGCCGATACCACAGCTTTCCCTGATCGGAAAGCGATGTGGGATTTTATGCAGAAAAACGATATCAAAGGCGGATTCTGGATGTGGGATTGTATACAAAAGACAGGCAACGAGGCGGCCTTTAACGATTTCGAAAAGCGGGGGTATTTCTCCAGGGTATTCACGAATACGGATACATGGCACAACGCCGGAACGACGACGGCCATGTTCAATACCACCAAGAGTAAAGTGGCAACACCTACCGGGAATATCGATTTCGATAATCCGAAAGCGGTGGCTTACTTTCAAAAGCGTATGAAGCACTTTTTTGACGAAGGTGCTGATTTTATCAAGCTCGACCGGACATCGAAAATCAGCGTTTGCAAAGCAATGTTTGAGATGACACAGAAATTCGGCGAAGAAACCGAAGGACGGGGTTTCATTCTATCGCATACCGGAGGTACAGACAGCCCAACATACGAACGTTATCCAACCAAGTGGACCGATGATACCCGGTCGGACTGGACCGTGGAAAAGCCCACAAAGGAATTCAATTCATGGGTTCCCCGCGTGGCATTTAAGGAAAACATTGCCATGTACACCGATACCTCGAAAGCAACCAGCAAAATCCCGTTTCTGACCAACGATACCGGCGGTTTCGACATGGGAAAAACCGACCAATTGGACAAGGAACTTTACATCCGGTGGATGGAATTTTCGATGTTTTGCCCCATCACTGAGGTTTTCTCTCAGCCGGAAAATCCTACTTCCAATCTCGCTTACCTCTATTCCGAGCAGGCCGATACGCTCTTCAGAAATTATGCACACCAGCGGATGCAACTTTTCCCGTACATCTACACCTACGCGTTGCGGAGTCGACTGCTGAGTCAACACATGATTGGCAAGATCCCGGGCCATTTGTACGAATATCTGTTTGGCAACGACATGTTGGTTGCGCCGGTTTATGTGCAGGGAGCCGTTTCCCGCAAGGTATTTTTCCCGGAAGGAACATGGATTGACAAAGTAACCGGTGAAAAATACAAAGGGAATCAGGTGTTCGAAGTTGAGGCGCCTTTGGAAAAGATACCCGTATTTGTAAAAGAAGGGGCGATTATTCCTACCCGGAATTATGCGCCAACCATCGAAAGCGGGAACAACGATACCCTGACGGTCGATATTTATCCTTCGACAGAAGAATCGGGCTTTACGATGTACGAAGATGATGGCAAAAGTAACGGCTACCTGAATGGTGAAGTAGCCTCTACAATCTTCTCCGCCGGCAGGAGTGATGACAGGATTAATTTTACTATTTCACCTGTTGCAGGTAATTACAAAGGCATGAAACCGAGTCGCTACTGGCGTTTGGTTTTCCATGATGTATCGCAGCCGAGAGCTATTTTGGTGAATGGAAAGGAAGCGACTGGCTGGATGTACGATTACGAAAATAGAACGATTACCGTTCGCCTGAAAACTGCTAAGAAGAATGGTAATCAAGTAAAAATTAAACTTTAA
- a CDS encoding YrdB family protein, with the protein MNFIKQINLLVSFLLEMGLIILAGLWGFQQGESSLTKYVLAIAVPAVIILLWGVWAAPKSKRRLKNPVRTIFKLAMMALAVYFAYSSRHLGWALSFAIISILNVSLAYLWKQDY; encoded by the coding sequence ATGAACTTCATCAAACAAATCAACCTGCTGGTTTCATTCCTGCTCGAAATGGGGCTCATCATTCTGGCTGGCCTCTGGGGCTTTCAACAAGGAGAAAGCAGCCTGACAAAATATGTTCTCGCCATCGCAGTTCCGGCGGTTATCATTTTGCTTTGGGGCGTCTGGGCTGCACCGAAATCCAAACGACGATTGAAGAACCCGGTGCGAACCATCTTCAAACTGGCTATGATGGCTTTAGCTGTATACTTTGCCTATAGCAGCAGGCATTTGGGTTGGGCTTTGTCCTTTGCGATTATCTCGATTTTAAATGTGAGCCTCGCCTACCTCTGGAAACAGGATTATTGA
- a CDS encoding GNAT family N-acetyltransferase, translating to MKSREDLIIANWENLTSLWKTAATPFRGNFAGDVFDYAEIGNSDWPNRLWFHEDITQESVAKALERIESSNTRFTIPYRDIYHSQSNQILEKNGFTKTFEQVAMSLPLTSPFQLENKLDFRVISNPTDAKRWADIYPSAFGYRITEETLLNTMGSIEYILALKQNQPVGTAILFQTGSIAGVHGVGVIPEMRRKGLAEGIMKFVLNKAINNGAEYATLQASVMGKGLYLKLGFDEQFTIRNYVKAQK from the coding sequence ATGAAAAGCAGAGAAGACCTTATAATAGCCAACTGGGAGAATCTTACTTCCTTATGGAAAACAGCAGCAACTCCCTTCCGGGGAAATTTCGCCGGAGATGTATTCGACTATGCAGAAATCGGAAACTCCGACTGGCCCAACCGGTTGTGGTTTCACGAAGATATTACGCAGGAAAGCGTGGCAAAAGCTTTGGAGAGAATCGAATCTTCAAATACCCGTTTTACCATTCCCTACCGGGATATATACCACAGCCAATCTAACCAGATTCTGGAAAAAAATGGGTTTACTAAAACATTTGAACAAGTGGCCATGTCGTTGCCATTGACATCACCCTTCCAACTGGAAAACAAACTTGATTTCAGAGTAATATCCAATCCAACCGACGCAAAAAGGTGGGCCGATATTTATCCGTCCGCTTTTGGTTACCGCATCACCGAAGAGACGTTACTCAACACGATGGGCTCGATCGAATATATTCTGGCGTTGAAACAAAATCAACCGGTGGGAACGGCCATTCTTTTTCAAACCGGTTCGATTGCAGGTGTTCACGGCGTTGGCGTGATTCCCGAGATGCGGAGAAAAGGATTGGCCGAGGGAATCATGAAGTTTGTCCTCAACAAAGCCATCAATAATGGAGCGGAATACGCCACTTTGCAGGCATCAGTAATGGGCAAAGGCCTTTACCTGAAGCTGGGCTTTGACGAGCAATTCACCATCCGTAATTACGTCAAGGCTCAAAAGTGA
- a CDS encoding murein L,D-transpeptidase catalytic domain family protein → MPKNHFLYRFIFTFSVAMFLVGTADLHAVTPPSHPYQHELNRIDSLYSCLQPTDIKPSYAAFRDGLVGYYSIEKENKLENNRYLTLIDMSLASTAKRLWVIDLDSMKIVENTLVAHGRNTGVNHAVKFSNRPSSKMSSLGFYLTGATYHGKYGLSLYLDGIEPGINDKARERTIVMHSAPYATQKFVKEHGRLGRSWGCPAVPPSKSKAIIEAIKDKSCLFIYSPVPSYLKKSKYLGFQFDSSGDDLSSL, encoded by the coding sequence ATGCCCAAAAACCATTTTTTATACCGCTTTATTTTCACATTCTCTGTGGCGATGTTCCTTGTGGGGACCGCAGATTTGCATGCCGTTACGCCGCCTTCTCATCCGTATCAACATGAACTGAATCGAATTGATTCGCTGTATAGCTGCCTGCAACCAACGGACATCAAACCCTCATACGCAGCCTTTCGGGATGGACTCGTCGGCTACTATTCCATCGAGAAAGAAAACAAACTGGAAAACAACCGCTACCTCACACTGATAGATATGTCGCTGGCTTCGACAGCCAAACGGTTATGGGTAATCGACCTGGATTCGATGAAAATTGTTGAGAATACATTGGTGGCACACGGCAGAAATACCGGTGTTAATCATGCAGTGAAGTTTTCCAATAGACCATCGTCGAAGATGAGTAGCCTGGGATTTTATCTTACTGGTGCGACTTACCACGGGAAATATGGCCTGTCGCTTTACCTTGATGGAATTGAACCCGGCATCAACGACAAAGCCCGCGAGCGTACCATCGTGATGCACAGTGCACCTTACGCAACACAAAAGTTTGTGAAAGAGCATGGCCGGCTCGGAAGAAGCTGGGGCTGTCCTGCCGTTCCCCCATCCAAAAGCAAAGCCATCATCGAAGCCATCAAAGACAAATCGTGCCTTTTCATTTACTCGCCGGTTCCGTCTTATTTGAAGAAATCGAAATACCTGGGATTTCAGTTCGACTCATCCGGCGATGATTTAAGTTCCTTGTAA